One genomic region from Carettochelys insculpta isolate YL-2023 chromosome 4, ASM3395843v1, whole genome shotgun sequence encodes:
- the SCOC gene encoding short coiled-coil protein isoform X1: protein MMNADMDAVEAENQVEQEEKTRLINQVLELQHTLEDLSARVDAVKEENLKLKSENQVLGQYIENLMSASSVFQTTDTKSKRK, encoded by the exons ATGATGAATGCTGACATGGATG CAGTTGAGGCTGAAAATCAGGTGGAACAGGAAGAAAAAACACGGCTTATTAATCAGGTTTTGGAACTGCAGCACACACTTGAAG aTCTATCAGCCCGAGTAGATGCTGTTAAGGAAGAAAACCTGAAACTGAAATCAGAAAATCAAGTTCTTGGACAATACATAGAAAATCTCATGTCTGCATCTAGTGTTTTTCAGACAACTGATACAAAAAGCAAACGAAAGTAA
- the SCOC gene encoding short coiled-coil protein isoform X2, producing the protein MMNADMDVEAENQVEQEEKTRLINQVLELQHTLEDLSARVDAVKEENLKLKSENQVLGQYIENLMSASSVFQTTDTKSKRK; encoded by the exons ATGATGAATGCTGACATGGATG TTGAGGCTGAAAATCAGGTGGAACAGGAAGAAAAAACACGGCTTATTAATCAGGTTTTGGAACTGCAGCACACACTTGAAG aTCTATCAGCCCGAGTAGATGCTGTTAAGGAAGAAAACCTGAAACTGAAATCAGAAAATCAAGTTCTTGGACAATACATAGAAAATCTCATGTCTGCATCTAGTGTTTTTCAGACAACTGATACAAAAAGCAAACGAAAGTAA